A window of the Nitrospirota bacterium genome harbors these coding sequences:
- a CDS encoding tetratricopeptide repeat protein — MCTPRPFAQTPPSVPFATYDLSLTKGLALLNQKNYQDAIVELRRALAVKPHDVPATYHLGVALRKDGQFREAEAALEEVVRLDPAFQRVHFELGAVKYELGDYKAALREMDLAEQADPDSALTYYYQGLALHRLGEYERSSPRFLRAIGLAPELGLTAHYYAGLGYYRLNILDEARDAFEEVIRIDPHSPIAESARDLLAQIERRTPAKRWWNLLASAAYQYDTNVILLPGGSALPAGISRESDSRAVFYGRGEIRSPERRHLRAGAAYTVYQSLHAELTEFNVQSHQGEVYASYRRKPITVRVPYQVSYSLVDGEEFLLTHSARPTLSLTESRFTATQVEYGFSVKDFRESTRFVGNDDRDAVNHAAGIAQTLILGKGNLIRAGYRYDTELTGDSPTEDDWEYTGHRIYGNVRLPVYFAIDLEVGADYYRQQYEHPNSLSALGINRDDRLQAYNASLSRTFLDWLTVTIEYLYTNNDSNLPEFTYDRGVSSVILAGRW, encoded by the coding sequence ATGTGTACGCCCCGTCCCTTCGCTCAAACTCCGCCGTCGGTTCCGTTTGCGACCTACGATCTCTCTCTGACCAAAGGGCTTGCCCTCCTCAACCAAAAAAATTACCAGGACGCGATCGTCGAACTGAGGCGCGCGCTGGCCGTCAAACCGCACGATGTGCCGGCCACGTACCACCTGGGGGTGGCGCTTCGGAAGGATGGGCAATTTCGCGAAGCGGAGGCGGCGCTGGAGGAGGTCGTGCGACTCGATCCCGCGTTTCAGCGCGTTCACTTCGAGTTGGGCGCGGTCAAATACGAACTGGGCGACTATAAGGCCGCTCTTCGCGAGATGGACCTAGCCGAGCAAGCCGACCCCGATTCGGCGCTCACCTATTATTATCAGGGCCTCGCGCTCCACCGCCTCGGTGAGTATGAACGGTCGTCTCCCCGCTTCCTTCGCGCCATCGGTTTAGCTCCCGAGTTGGGGCTCACGGCGCACTATTACGCCGGCCTGGGGTATTACCGGCTCAACATCTTGGATGAGGCGCGGGACGCCTTTGAGGAAGTCATCCGCATCGACCCCCACTCGCCGATCGCAGAGTCCGCACGCGACCTCTTGGCACAGATCGAACGTCGCACGCCTGCCAAGCGGTGGTGGAACCTTCTGGCCAGCGCCGCGTATCAATACGACACCAACGTCATCTTGTTGCCGGGAGGTTCGGCGCTGCCGGCGGGCATCTCGCGGGAAAGCGACAGTCGGGCGGTCTTCTACGGCCGGGGCGAGATCCGCTCGCCGGAGCGGCGTCATCTGAGGGCGGGCGCCGCCTATACCGTGTATCAGAGCCTGCACGCGGAGCTCACGGAGTTCAACGTCCAGAGCCACCAGGGCGAGGTGTACGCCTCGTACCGCCGCAAGCCGATCACGGTGCGCGTGCCCTACCAGGTCTCCTACTCCTTGGTCGACGGCGAGGAGTTTCTGCTGACCCACAGCGCCCGACCGACCCTCTCGTTGACGGAGTCCCGCTTTACCGCCACCCAGGTCGAGTACGGATTTTCCGTGAAAGATTTCAGGGAGTCCACGCGTTTTGTCGGAAACGACGACCGGGACGCCGTCAACCACGCAGCGGGGATCGCCCAAACGCTGATCCTGGGCAAGGGTAACTTGATCCGCGCGGGATACCGCTACGACACCGAGTTGACGGGGGATTCGCCGACGGAAGATGATTGGGAGTATACCGGTCATCGGATATATGGGAATGTTCGGCTCCCCGTGTACTTCGCGATCGACCTGGAGGTGGGGGCGGACTACTATCGCCAGCAGTATGAGCACCCCAACTCCCTTTCGGCCCTGGGAATCAACCGGGACGATCGCCTCCAGGCGTATAACGCAAGCCTGTCCAGAACGTTTCTCGACTGGTTGACGGTGACAATCGAGTATCTCTATACCAACAACGACTCCAACCTCCCGGAGTTTACGTACGACCGAGGGGTCTCGTCCGTCATTCTGGCGGGACGGTGGTGA
- a CDS encoding FecR family protein has protein sequence MRNSRVWALGLGAFVFTWVAVAEAQPISNIGSVTAVQRQANVMRAGRVEVEVVKLGGPVLFKDFYETKTESKLKLLFQDDSVLSLGQNTRLRITENIYDPGKNRRSTVLNLIHGTTRALVGKVFTGAGSKFEIHTPTAAAAARGTYFIVWTTIENGQTITGVVNIGETGRVVVTNLSPKIQGEVELGRHQYTMVDADSPPTPAATMDAGLMQSLVASTQVDDQVADNIPTGMELPGADISMDIDPPQQVEPGQAQKPEPDSGDTALAEVELQGDATDFPSTPPIFEQPGDRMGGGAPATSSLSTTVIFPDAP, from the coding sequence ATGAGGAATTCGCGAGTGTGGGCGCTGGGCTTGGGTGCGTTCGTGTTCACCTGGGTCGCGGTGGCCGAGGCCCAGCCGATTTCAAACATCGGCAGCGTGACCGCCGTCCAGCGCCAGGCCAACGTCATGCGCGCCGGCCGCGTGGAGGTGGAGGTGGTCAAGCTCGGAGGCCCGGTGCTTTTTAAGGATTTCTACGAGACCAAGACCGAGTCCAAACTCAAGCTGTTATTTCAGGACGACAGCGTTTTAAGCCTGGGCCAAAATACCAGGCTCCGGATCACCGAAAACATCTATGATCCCGGCAAGAACCGACGGAGCACGGTGCTCAACCTGATCCACGGAACCACCCGGGCGCTGGTGGGCAAGGTTTTCACCGGGGCCGGCTCCAAGTTCGAGATCCATACTCCCACCGCCGCCGCCGCCGCGCGCGGCACCTATTTCATCGTCTGGACCACGATCGAGAACGGCCAGACGATCACCGGCGTGGTCAACATCGGCGAGACTGGCCGGGTGGTGGTCACCAACCTCAGTCCCAAGATCCAGGGCGAGGTGGAGTTAGGTCGGCACCAATACACGATGGTGGACGCGGACAGTCCGCCGACCCCGGCCGCTACGATGGACGCCGGACTGATGCAAAGCTTGGTGGCCTCGACGCAGGTCGACGATCAGGTGGCCGACAACATCCCCACCGGGATGGAGCTGCCGGGCGCGGACATCTCGATGGATATCGATCCTCCCCAGCAGGTCGAGCCCGGCCAGGCCCAGAAGCCGGAGCCCGACTCCGGGGACACGGCGCTTGCCGAAGTCGAGTTGCAGGGCGACGCGACCGATTTTCCATCCACCCCGCCCATCTTCGAGCAGCCCGGCGATCGGATGGGAGGGGGTGCCCCGGCCACGTCGTCGCTTTCCACCACCGTGATCTTTCCCGACGCGCCATGA
- a CDS encoding DUF1565 domain-containing protein: MFGHNGKRWWAPIPMVVLLLGCGSVGGDQPSTAQVGVTMTIPSLETGAQAAPTANRMAPAPPSVATVRLVVTDAAGTELASATRTVTPGETVTIVLEGVPSGPARRVTATASDAQGAVLFQGQGGPVDLDPGVLTELTIQMTAVRVPTITITPPGAEVPTEATQAFTATVTGLSDVSVRWSVNGVEGGSDTFGRITQDNPATYTAPVEVPVEQPITITATAVADQTVSATVSLVVFSSSIILVAVDGVDGPACGTPSSPCRTITQGMSLALAGQTVVVAPGTYSFGGTGGEPAPLLMKAEAALVGGGSSITTLDFSAASAPGGGIVTADGAALAGFTIVGADSVPYLVEILNGTPLIASNVFADLAGGGRNCCGIGIRVAGTGTPVIANNTFGQGSDVLSTAILIEESAVPVVEANIIQGNTIGIHARGSATPTIQDNTIVGNFTGVQIDDSALADLGGGAGGSAGGNTLSCNTDADLVYNRNTGTVSARNNVWDHVPPTEAFIGAPSPPGIDILLGDASADTTGAALVTSPCNTTSTVTIALTGPSGTRIGGVDLSMDYDESLVAFSTAVASGAASGVEPVVNDDPSLTNRLVVVGLVAPNGFTIDGSPTEILTLTFQNVANGLPSEATYQPVTLIEVSDLSGAPITGVSASLTITNR, from the coding sequence ATGTTTGGTCACAACGGCAAGAGGTGGTGGGCCCCAATTCCGATGGTGGTGCTTCTCTTGGGGTGTGGTTCGGTCGGCGGCGATCAGCCATCGACCGCACAGGTGGGGGTCACGATGACCATTCCGTCCCTCGAGACGGGCGCCCAGGCCGCCCCGACCGCAAACCGGATGGCCCCGGCGCCCCCGTCGGTGGCTACCGTCCGCCTGGTGGTCACCGATGCCGCGGGCACCGAGCTGGCTTCGGCCACCCGGACCGTCACCCCCGGCGAGACCGTGACGATCGTGCTGGAAGGAGTACCGTCCGGACCGGCGCGCCGAGTGACGGCCACCGCGAGCGACGCCCAGGGCGCCGTGCTCTTCCAGGGCCAGGGCGGGCCGGTGGATCTGGACCCCGGAGTCCTCACCGAGCTCACCATTCAGATGACCGCAGTGAGGGTCCCGACCATTACCATCACGCCCCCCGGAGCCGAGGTACCAACCGAAGCAACACAAGCCTTTACCGCTACCGTGACCGGCCTTAGTGACGTCTCGGTGAGATGGAGCGTCAACGGAGTCGAAGGCGGGTCCGACACGTTCGGACGGATCACGCAGGACAATCCTGCCACGTACACCGCGCCGGTAGAGGTGCCCGTGGAGCAACCCATTACGATCACGGCCACCGCCGTCGCGGACCAGACCGTATCCGCCACGGTCAGTCTGGTCGTGTTCTCGTCCTCGATCATCCTTGTGGCCGTCGACGGCGTGGACGGACCCGCCTGCGGCACGCCGAGCAGTCCATGCCGAACGATCACCCAGGGGATGAGCCTCGCGTTGGCCGGACAGACCGTGGTCGTAGCCCCCGGAACCTATTCGTTCGGGGGGACCGGTGGAGAGCCGGCTCCACTGTTGATGAAGGCCGAGGCGGCGCTCGTCGGTGGGGGATCTAGCATCACAACCTTGGATTTTTCAGCCGCGAGTGCGCCGGGAGGAGGCATCGTTACCGCGGACGGGGCGGCACTGGCTGGGTTCACAATCGTCGGGGCCGACAGCGTCCCCTACCTCGTCGAAATCTTGAACGGGACCCCGCTCATCGCCAGTAACGTTTTCGCCGATCTCGCGGGAGGAGGACGCAACTGCTGTGGGATTGGCATCCGCGTGGCCGGCACGGGAACGCCGGTGATTGCAAACAACACGTTCGGCCAGGGCTCAGACGTGCTCTCGACGGCCATCCTGATTGAGGAGAGCGCGGTCCCCGTCGTCGAGGCAAACATCATCCAAGGAAACACGATCGGCATCCACGCTCGCGGAAGTGCGACGCCCACCATTCAAGACAACACGATCGTTGGAAACTTCACCGGGGTTCAGATCGACGACAGCGCGCTTGCGGATCTCGGTGGAGGAGCCGGTGGAAGCGCAGGAGGCAACACCCTGAGTTGTAATACCGACGCGGATCTGGTCTACAACAGAAATACCGGAACCGTCTCGGCTCGAAACAACGTGTGGGACCACGTCCCACCCACCGAAGCGTTCATCGGCGCACCATCGCCCCCCGGCATTGATATCCTGCTCGGTGACGCCAGCGCCGACACCACGGGCGCGGCGCTCGTGACTTCTCCCTGCAACACGACCAGCACCGTCACCATTGCGCTCACCGGTCCGAGTGGGACCAGGATCGGCGGCGTGGATCTGAGCATGGACTACGACGAGAGCCTGGTGGCGTTCAGCACGGCGGTTGCAAGCGGCGCCGCAAGTGGGGTTGAACCTGTGGTCAACGATGATCCGTCACTTACCAACCGTTTGGTAGTCGTCGGGCTGGTTGCTCCCAATGGATTCACCATCGACGGAAGCCCGACGGAAATCCTCACGCTGACTTTTCAGAATGTGGCCAATGGCCTGCCCTCTGAGGCGACGTATCAACCGGTCACGTTGATTGAGGTATCCGACTTGAGTGGCGCACCCATCACGGGGGTCTCGGCCAGCCTCACCATAACGAATCGGTAG